The Pseudomonas entomophila genome segment GCGCAGCTCGTCGTCGGAATGGTCCAGGGGCAGCTTCAGTTCGGTGATTCGTAGCATGGCAGGGTCCAGTATCCCGGCCATGGGCGGCCGGCGGCTTTACACAAACCGCCAAGTATAAGCTGTTCGTCGCCCCGACTGGCAGGATAAACGCACCTGGCGATCAGAGGTCGCGGGCACCGCCGTAATAGGCACAGCCCTGCAGGGTCTTGCCGTCGATGCGCAGCTCGGCCTTGAGATGGCGGATGGCACCGGTGGCACCATCGACGCAACGCTGCGGCGCAACCCACAGTTCGACGCGCTGGCCGTTGGCTTCGCTGGACAGGCTCAGGCCGCCGCCAGGCATTTCCTCTTCCAGGTAAGGCAGCGGCAGTGGGTCCTGACCGACGCGGTTGAGCACCATGCCCTTGCCGCTGGCCTTGATGTCCCAATCCGGCTCATGGCCACCGGCGCGCAGGGTCAGTTGCTTGAAGTTGGGGTCTTCGCAGCCTGGATGTTCTGAGGATTCAAGGCGGTACAGGCGGGTCACGTCGAGCTGGCCGTCGCTGCCCGCCTGCTTGCTGCCGGCCAGGCGTCCGCGGACATCGGCGAACAGTTTGTCACCGGCGTCGTCGGCCAGGTTGGCGGCTTCTTGCAGGATACCGGTCGCGGCGGCGTCGTTGACGATGAAGCGACGGCTTTCGCTGCAGGGTTTGAACAACAGATGGCCGCCAGCCGCGCTCAGTTCGCCTTGCATGCGGGTGGTGCCAAGGTTCGGGTCGACCGGCTTTTCGGCCAGCATCTGGCAGCCGGCGAACAGCGGCAGCAGGGCGGTGAGCAGCAGGGAAGGGGTGAGGCGCATGGGGCGGGCTCCGGTGTTCGGGCAAAAAGTGCCGGTCACGTTACCGAGCCTGTCGGGTGTCTACAAGGGGAACAAGCCCACGGTACGCGTCATCGCGTAGGAGCCAGCCTTGCTGGCGAGCCAGGCGCCTCGGTGGATGACACCGGCGACGCCGGTGTTCGCCGGCAAGGCCGGCTCCTACAAAGACCACACCAGCATCAATAGCAGCAGGCAGAAAAAAGGGCCCGAAGGCCCTTTGATCTTTTACCCCCCGAGGTACGCGTCGCGCACCTTCGGGTCGGTCAACAGCGCTTCACCAGTACCCTGCATCACCACCTTGCCGTTTTCCAGCACATAGGCGCGGTCGGCGATCTTCAGCGCTTGGTTGGCGTTCTGCTCTACCAGGAACACCGTCACGCCGTCGCGGCGCAGTTGTTCGATGATGTCGAAGATCTGTTGGATGATGATCGGTGCCAGGCCCAGCGACGGCTCGTCGAGCAACAACAGCTTGGGTTTGCTCATCAGCGCCCGGCCGATGGCCAGCATCTGTTGCTCGCCGCCGGACATGGTGCCACCACGCTGGATGTAGCGTTCCTTCAGGCGCGGGAACAGCTGCAGGACCTTGTCCAGTTGTTCCTGGTAGTCGCCCTTGTCGGTGAAGAAACCACCCATGGCCAGGTTTTCCTCGACGGTCAGGCGCGAGAACACGCGGCGGCCTTCTGGCACCACCGCGATGCTCTTGCGCATGATGTGCGAAGAAGGCTGGCCGACCAGCTCCTCGCCCAGGTACTTGATGCTGCCGCTGCTCGCCTGGGGCGAACCGCAGAGGGTCATCAGCAGCGTCGACTTGCCAGCGCCGTTGGCGCCGATCAGGGTGACGATCTCGCCCTGGTTGATCTCCACGTTGACGCTGTGCAGCGCCTGGATCTTGCCGTAGAAGGTGGAAACGTTCTCGAACTTCAGCATTTACGCTTCCCCCAAGTAGGCCTTGATCACATCAGGGTTGCCGCGGATCTCGTCCGGCGTGCCATCGGCCAGGGGCGTGCCCTGGTTGATCACCACGATGTGGTCGGAAATGCTCATCACCAGCTTCATGTCGTGCTCGATCAGCAGCACGGTCACGTTGTGGGATTCGCGTAGATAGGCGATGAGGGCCTTGAGGTCCTCGGTCTCCTTGGGGTTCAGGCCGGCAGCCGGCTCGTCGAGCATGATGATCCGTGGTTGGGTCATCATGCAGCGGGCGATTTCCAGGCGGCGTTGCTGGCCGTAGGCGAGGGTGCCGGCGGTACGGTTGGCGAACTCGGTCAGGTGGACCTTCTCCAGCCAGTACTGGGCGCGCTCCATGGCCTCTTTCTCGCTGCGGCGGAAGCTCGGGGTCTTGAACAGGCCGGCGAAGAAGTTGGTGTTGAGGTGACGGTGCTGGGCGATCAGCAGGTTTTCCAGCGCGGTCATCTCCTTGAACAGGCGCACGTTCTGGAAGGTCCGCACCACGCCCTTGCGGGCAATCTGATGACCGGCCAGGCCCTGGATCGGCTGGCCGTCGAGCAGGATGGTGCCGCCGCTGGGCTTGTAGAAGCCGGTGAGGCAGTTGAATACGGTGGTCTTGCCGGCACCGTTAGGGCCGATCAGCGCCACCACCTGTTTCTCCTTCACGGTCAGGGCCACGCCGTTGACCGCCAACAAGCCGCCAAAGCGCATGCTCAGGCCGCTGACTTGCAGAATTTCGCGGCTCATCGAGGCAGCTCCATGTGCGGACGTTGCATAGGCAGCAGGCCTTGCGGACGCCAGATCATCATCAACACCATCAGCGCACCGAACATCAGCATCCGGTATTCGCTGAACTCACGCATCATCTCCGGCAGCAGGATCATCACGATGGCCGCGAGAATCACGCCCAACTGCGAACCCATGCCGCCCAGCACGACGATGGCGAGGATGATCGCCGACTCGATGAAGGTGAATGACTCCGGTGTCAC includes the following:
- a CDS encoding COG3650 family protein; this translates as MRLTPSLLLTALLPLFAGCQMLAEKPVDPNLGTTRMQGELSAAGGHLLFKPCSESRRFIVNDAAATGILQEAANLADDAGDKLFADVRGRLAGSKQAGSDGQLDVTRLYRLESSEHPGCEDPNFKQLTLRAGGHEPDWDIKASGKGMVLNRVGQDPLPLPYLEEEMPGGGLSLSSEANGQRVELWVAPQRCVDGATGAIRHLKAELRIDGKTLQGCAYYGGARDL
- the livG gene encoding high-affinity branched-chain amino acid ABC transporter ATP-binding protein LivG, producing the protein MSREILQVSGLSMRFGGLLAVNGVALTVKEKQVVALIGPNGAGKTTVFNCLTGFYKPSGGTILLDGQPIQGLAGHQIARKGVVRTFQNVRLFKEMTALENLLIAQHRHLNTNFFAGLFKTPSFRRSEKEAMERAQYWLEKVHLTEFANRTAGTLAYGQQRRLEIARCMMTQPRIIMLDEPAAGLNPKETEDLKALIAYLRESHNVTVLLIEHDMKLVMSISDHIVVINQGTPLADGTPDEIRGNPDVIKAYLGEA
- a CDS encoding ABC transporter ATP-binding protein — its product is MLKFENVSTFYGKIQALHSVNVEINQGEIVTLIGANGAGKSTLLMTLCGSPQASSGSIKYLGEELVGQPSSHIMRKSIAVVPEGRRVFSRLTVEENLAMGGFFTDKGDYQEQLDKVLQLFPRLKERYIQRGGTMSGGEQQMLAIGRALMSKPKLLLLDEPSLGLAPIIIQQIFDIIEQLRRDGVTVFLVEQNANQALKIADRAYVLENGKVVMQGTGEALLTDPKVRDAYLGG